A single window of Gossypium hirsutum isolate 1008001.06 chromosome A10, Gossypium_hirsutum_v2.1, whole genome shotgun sequence DNA harbors:
- the LOC107895722 gene encoding putative disease resistance protein RGA1, translated as MKNVKEVGQEFMGAETEKGQASSSSSSSVNNNIAFPSLKHLKFQSMDDWQEWNYGHLLTTMPLLCSLKINSCLKLKSLPRHLLQKTTLQVLDIFDCPILTERYSRNGTGEDWHYISHIPTITIDGEDVKRDGN; from the coding sequence ATGAAGAATGTGAAAGAAGTGGGCCAAGAATTTATGGGAGCAGAAACAGAAAAGGGGcaagcatcatcatcatcatcatcatcagttaATAACAATATTGCCTTCCCCAGTTTGAAACATCTTAAATTTCAATCTATGGACGATTGGCAAGAGTGGAATTATGGACACCTACTCACTACAATGCCACTTCTTTGTTCTTTGAAAATCAATAGTTGCCTCAAGTTAAAGTCTTTGCCACGCCATCTTCTTCAGAAGACAACTCTGCAAGTATTAGATATCTTCGATTGCCCGATCCTGACAGAGCGTTATTCGAGAAATGGGACAGGGGAGGACTGGCACTACATTTCTCATATCCCTACGATCACAATTGATGGTGAAGACGTGAAAAGAGATGGGAATTGA